From a single Syngnathus scovelli strain Florida chromosome 2, RoL_Ssco_1.2, whole genome shotgun sequence genomic region:
- the aamp gene encoding angio-associated migratory cell protein translates to MANPEQDSVELHGDEEIIEVIELNDNDDGPDNLADDMEDIGFEEPADADNDDEGWETEDEMELERDDSDLTFSKHTGSVFCVSLDPATNTLAVTGGEDDKAYVWRVSDGQVVLECTGHKDSVTCAVFSHDSSLVASGDMSGLIKVWKVESKEEVWSFEVGDLEWLEWHPCAPVLLAGTDDGNMWMWKIPGGDCKTFQSSACQSTSGKVLPDGKRAVVGYEDGTVRLWDLKQGNCIHVIKGQDGHQGALTCLTCNKDGSLVLTGSVDGSVKLINTATGKVVGAFSLDGGKAKGSRDGEESNSVESVGFCNILPLIAAAYLDGTLAIYDLSTQALRHSCRHEAGVVHLQWEESSSLVSTCSLDGALRQWDARSGKMVSEYRGHAAEILDFTMNREATVAVTASGDNQAKVFCLQRPDR, encoded by the exons ATGGCTAACCCGGAGCAAGATTCCGTAGAACTTCACGGAGACGAAGAAATCATTGAAGTCATCGAGCTGAATGACAATGACGATGGTCCAG ATAACTTGGCAGACGACATGGAGGACATTGGCTTTGAAGAGCCCGCCGATGCAGACAACGACGACGAAGGCTGGGAGACGGAGGACGAGATGGAATTGGAGCGGGATGACAGCGACTTGACTTTCTCCAAACACACCG GCTCTGTGTTTTGCGTGAGCTTGGACCCAGCCACTAATACCTTGGCAGTGACCGGAGGAGAAGACGATAAGGCGTACGTGTGGAGAGTGAGCGATGGCCAAGTTGTCTTGGAGTGTACTG GTCACAAAGACTCTGTCACGTGTGCTGTTTTCAGTCACGACTCCTCGCTTGTGGCTTCAGGTGACATGAGCGGCCTGATTAAAGTCTGGAAAGTGGAGAGCAAAGAAGAGGTCTGGTCTTTTGAAGTCGGAGATCTGGAG TGGTTGGAGTGGCATCCCTGCGCTCCAGTGCTCCTGGCAGGAACCGATGACGGTAACATGTGGATGTGGAAGATTCCCGGTGGAGACTGTAAAACCTTCCAGAGTTCTGCATGCCAGTCCACCAGTGGCAAAGTCCTTCCTGACG GTAAACGCGCTGTGGTGGGTTATGAGGACGGAACCGTGCGCTTGTGGGATTTGAAGCAGGGCAACTGCATCCATGTCATCAAAG gtcaggatGGACACCAGGGGGCGCTAACATGCCTTACATGCAACAAGGATGGCTCGTTGGTCCTTACTGGCTCAGTGGATGGTAGCGTCAAGCTCATCAACACGGCTACGGGCAAG GTGGTGGGCGCGTTCTCTTTGGACGGGGGCAAAGCCAAAGGATCGAGAGATGGGGAAGAATCCAACTCTGTGGAGTCGGTGGGGTTCTGCAACAT CCTTCCACTCATCGCCGCGGCGTATCTGGATGGCACCTTGGCCATTTACGATCTTTCCACACAAGCGCTGCGACACAGCTGCCGGCATGAG GCTGGCGTGGTTCACCTGCAGTGGGAGGAGTCTTCTTCGCTGGTGTCCACCTGCAGTTTAGACGGAGCGCTGCGCCAATGGGACGCTCGCTCCGGCAAGATGGTGTCCGAGTATCGCGGTCACGCCGCTGAGATCTTAGACTTCACAATGAACAG GGAAGCGACAGTGGCAGTCACTGCCTCAGGAGACAACCAAGCCAAAGTCTTCTGCCTCCAAAGGCCCGatcgataa
- the LOC125987945 gene encoding G-protein coupled bile acid receptor 1-like translates to MDPTGPIFTQRGSAHVDGSGACALGSPRMECGEPGAVLSQEKLIYAITIPLSVSIILTNLVIIFGIVCTRQLHNTPNYFFLSLLVADLCTGVALPFISLMGLNRQLSFGSCLVAHILPNFLFLAFLLNLVMVHYERYVCIAQPLHYSNLWMHRSFPLALLLVWMPPLLYASLPAFGWNNWSGPDRNSCCARDPKFPLSSNCSANVTPCCSYRRVFTNAFIYLEVYGLVLPAILTIGAMTCRVLWITRGQLKDICRLHRSVERGQASDQEQRLNMRYTRCLVAVSLTFLACWLPYLIYMHVCMAYLISDTKWNSNTLIVLSCMGIGSMTVVPLVLGLANRQYTRPAYKLQRKLRDRWRQKIQTAGREDANDNATE, encoded by the exons ATGGATCCGACCGGACCCATCTTCACTCAGAGAG GGTCAGCGCACGTTGATGGGAGCGGCGCGTGCGCGTTGGGATCCCCAAGAATGGAGTGCGGCGAGCCTGGCGCTGTGCTCAGCCAGGAAAAGCTGATCTACGCCATCACCATCCCGCTGTCGGTTTCCATCATCCTAACCAACCTGGTGATCATCTTTGGCATCGTTTGCACCCGGCAGCTCCACAACACGCCCAACTACTTCTTCCTGAGCCTGTTAGTGGCGGACCTGTGCACGGGCGTGGCGCTCCCTTTCATATCTCTGATGGGACTCAACCGCCAGCTGAGTTTCGGCTCTTGCCTGGTGGCGCACATTCTCCCAAACTTCCTCTTCCTGGCGTTTCTGCTCAACTTGGTGATGGTCCACTACGAGCGATACGTATGTATCGCGCAGCCCCTGCACTACAGCAACTTGTGGATGCATCGAAGTTTCCCCCTGGCCTTGCTGTTGGTGTGGATGCCGCCGCTCCTGTACGCGTCGCTGCCGGCTTTCGGCTGGAACAACTGGAGCGGCCCGGACCGGAACAGCTGTTGCGCACGCGACCCCAAGTTCCCCCTTTCGTCAAATTGCTCGGCCAACGTCACGCCGTGCTGCTCGTACAGACGCGTCTTCACCAACGCCTTCATCTACCTGGAGGTCTACGGTCTCGTCCTGCCCGCCATCCTCACCATTGGCGCCATGACCTGTCGCGTCCTGTGGATCACGCGGGGCCAACTGAAAGACATCTGCCGGCTGCACCGCTCGGTGGAGCGCGGCCAAGCTTCGGACCAGGAGCAGCGGCTGAACATGCGCTACACGCGCTGCCTTGTGGCGGTGTCCTTGACTTTTCTGGCCTGCTGGCTTCCCTACCTCATCTACATGCACGTGTGCATGGCTTACTTGATCAGCGACACCAAATGGAACTCCAATACGCTCATCGTACTCTCATGCATGGGTATTGGAAGTATGACTGTGGTGCCGCTGGTGCTGGGCCTCGCCAACCGGCAGTACACGCGACCGGCGTACAAGCTGCAGCGGAAACTTcgagacaggtggaggcagaagATTCAGACGGCAGGCAGGGAAGATGCCAATGACAATGCTACCGAGTAG